A section of the Streptomyces sp. SCL15-4 genome encodes:
- a CDS encoding gamma-glutamylcyclotransferase yields the protein MSLYAAYAGNLDARLMSRRAPHSPLRATGWLNGWRLTFGGEQLGWEGALATIVEDPLAQVFVGLYDIAPMDEEALDRWEGVGLDLYRRVRVRAHTLDGEEPAWAYVLNGYEGGLPSARYLGEIADAAESAGAPHDYVMELRKRPC from the coding sequence ATGTCGCTCTATGCCGCCTACGCCGGCAACCTCGACGCGCGCCTGATGTCCCGCCGCGCCCCGCACTCCCCGCTGCGCGCCACCGGCTGGCTGAACGGCTGGCGGCTGACCTTCGGCGGCGAGCAGCTGGGCTGGGAGGGCGCGCTGGCGACGATCGTCGAGGACCCACTGGCCCAGGTATTCGTCGGGTTGTACGACATCGCGCCCATGGACGAGGAGGCGCTCGACCGGTGGGAAGGGGTGGGGCTCGACCTCTACCGCCGGGTCCGCGTGCGCGCGCACACCCTGGACGGTGAGGAGCCGGCCTGGGCCTACGTCCTCAACGGGTACGAGGGCGGGCTGCCGTCGGCGCGCTATCTGGGCGAGATCGCCGACGCGGCGGAGTCGGCGGGGGCGCCGCACGACTATGTGATGGAACTCCGCAAGCGTCCCTGCTGA
- a CDS encoding purine-nucleoside phosphorylase encodes MNASLLPDDIQGDPYAAADAAAARLRALTGAETHDVALVMGSGWAPAVDALGAPDAEFQVTELPGFPPPAVEGHGGKVRSYSFGDKRALVFLGRTHYYEGRGVAAVAHGVRTAVAAGCKTVVLTNGCGGLREGMRPGQPVLISDHINLTATSPIVGANFVDLTDLYSPRLRALCKEIDSTLEEGVYAQFPGPHYETPAEIRMARVIGADLVGMSTVLEAIAAREAGAEVLGISLVTNLAAGMTGEPLNHEEVLQAGRDSAARMGQLLTQVLGRI; translated from the coding sequence GTGAACGCATCTCTTCTTCCGGACGACATCCAGGGCGACCCCTACGCCGCCGCCGACGCCGCCGCCGCGCGCCTGCGCGCCCTCACCGGCGCCGAGACCCACGACGTCGCCCTCGTGATGGGCTCCGGCTGGGCTCCGGCCGTCGACGCGCTGGGCGCTCCCGACGCCGAGTTCCAGGTCACCGAGCTGCCCGGCTTCCCGCCGCCGGCCGTCGAGGGCCACGGCGGCAAGGTCCGCTCGTACTCCTTCGGTGACAAGCGCGCCCTGGTCTTCCTCGGCCGCACGCACTACTACGAGGGCCGTGGCGTCGCGGCGGTGGCGCACGGCGTGCGCACGGCGGTCGCGGCCGGCTGCAAGACCGTGGTGCTCACCAACGGCTGCGGCGGTCTGCGCGAGGGCATGCGCCCCGGCCAGCCGGTGCTGATCAGCGACCACATCAACCTGACGGCGACGTCCCCGATCGTCGGCGCGAACTTCGTCGACCTGACGGACCTGTACTCGCCGCGGCTGCGCGCCCTGTGCAAGGAGATCGACTCCACGCTGGAGGAAGGCGTCTACGCCCAGTTCCCCGGCCCGCACTACGAGACCCCGGCCGAGATCCGCATGGCCCGCGTCATCGGCGCGGACCTGGTCGGCATGTCCACGGTCCTGGAGGCCATCGCCGCGCGCGAGGCGGGTGCCGAGGTGCTGGGCATCTCCCTGGTCACCAACCTGGCCGCGGGCATGACCGGCGAGCCCCTCAACCACGAGGAGGTCCTCCAGGCCGGCCGTGACTCGGCGGCCCGGATGGGCCAGCTGCTGACGCAGGTGCTGGGCCGCATCTGA
- a CDS encoding phospho-sugar mutase: protein MHDDLIARAEAWLAEDPDQDTRDELAKLIDAGDTAELTARFSGTLQFGTAGLRGELGAGPLRMNRSVVIRAAAGLAAYLKKQGRGDGLVVVGYDARHKSADFARDTAAVMTGAGLRAAVLPRPLPTPVLAFAIRHLGAVAGVEVTASHNPPRDNGYKVYLGDGSQIVPPADAEIAAEIDAIASLHDVPRPDSGWEILDDSVLDAYLARTDAVLAPDSPRTARTVYTAMHGVGKDVLLAAFARAGFPEPVLVAEQAEPDPDFPTVAFPNPEEPGAMDLAFARARTAGPDLVIANDPDADRCAVAVRDGADWRMLRGDEVGALLGAHLVNRGARGTFAESIVSSSLLGRIAGKAGLPYEETLTGFKWIARADGLRYGYEEALGYCVDPEGVRDKDGITAALLITELASVLKEEGRTLLDLLDDLAVEHGLHATDQLSVRVQDLSLIADAMRRLRERPPAELAGLPVVRADDLSLGSESLPPTDGLRYTLDGARVVVRPSGTEPKLKCYLEVVVPVSAPAGLPAARARAADLLTAIKHDLSAAAGI, encoded by the coding sequence GTGCACGACGATCTCATCGCCCGGGCCGAGGCTTGGCTCGCCGAGGATCCCGACCAGGACACTCGCGACGAACTCGCCAAGCTGATCGACGCCGGCGACACGGCGGAACTGACGGCCAGGTTCAGCGGCACGCTCCAGTTCGGCACGGCGGGCCTGCGCGGCGAGCTGGGCGCCGGCCCGCTGCGCATGAACCGCAGCGTCGTCATCCGCGCCGCCGCGGGTCTCGCCGCGTACCTGAAGAAGCAGGGCCGAGGCGACGGCCTGGTCGTCGTCGGCTACGACGCCCGGCACAAGTCGGCCGACTTCGCCCGGGACACCGCCGCCGTGATGACCGGCGCCGGCCTGCGTGCCGCCGTGCTCCCCCGGCCGCTGCCCACCCCCGTGCTCGCCTTCGCGATCCGGCACCTCGGCGCGGTCGCCGGCGTGGAGGTCACCGCCAGCCACAACCCGCCCCGGGACAACGGCTACAAGGTCTACCTCGGCGACGGCTCCCAGATCGTGCCGCCCGCCGACGCGGAGATCGCCGCCGAGATCGACGCCATCGCCTCCCTGCACGACGTGCCGCGCCCGGACTCCGGCTGGGAGATCCTGGACGACTCGGTCCTGGACGCCTATCTGGCCCGTACGGACGCCGTCCTGGCGCCGGACTCCCCGCGCACCGCCCGCACCGTCTACACGGCCATGCACGGCGTCGGCAAGGACGTGCTCCTCGCCGCCTTCGCCCGGGCCGGCTTCCCCGAGCCGGTCCTGGTCGCCGAGCAGGCCGAGCCGGACCCCGACTTCCCGACGGTCGCCTTCCCGAACCCGGAGGAGCCGGGCGCGATGGACCTGGCCTTCGCCCGGGCCCGCACGGCCGGCCCGGACCTCGTCATCGCCAACGACCCCGACGCCGACCGCTGCGCGGTGGCCGTCCGGGACGGCGCCGACTGGCGGATGCTGCGCGGCGACGAGGTCGGCGCGCTGCTCGGCGCCCACCTGGTGAACCGCGGTGCGCGAGGCACCTTCGCGGAGTCGATCGTCTCCTCCTCCCTGCTCGGCCGGATCGCCGGGAAGGCGGGGCTGCCGTACGAGGAGACCCTGACCGGCTTCAAGTGGATCGCCCGCGCCGACGGCCTGCGCTACGGCTACGAGGAGGCCCTCGGCTACTGCGTGGACCCCGAGGGCGTGCGCGACAAGGACGGCATCACCGCCGCGCTGCTGATCACCGAGCTGGCGTCGGTGCTGAAGGAGGAGGGCCGGACCCTTCTCGACCTGCTCGACGACCTCGCCGTGGAGCACGGCCTGCACGCCACCGACCAGCTGTCGGTGCGGGTCCAGGACCTGTCGCTGATCGCGGACGCGATGCGCCGGCTGCGCGAGCGGCCGCCGGCCGAGCTGGCCGGCCTGCCCGTCGTCCGGGCCGATGACCTGAGCCTCGGCTCGGAGAGCCTGCCGCCCACCGACGGCCTGCGCTACACCCTGGACGGCGCCCGGGTCGTCGTCCGCCCCAGCGGCACCGAGCCGAAGCTGAAGTGCTACCTGGAGGTCGTCGTGCCGGTCTCCGCACCCGCCGGCCTGCCGGCCGCCCGCGCCCGCGCGGCCGACCTCCTCACCGCCATCAAGCACGACCTGTCGGCGGCCGCGGGCATCTGA
- a CDS encoding PH domain-containing protein, with amino-acid sequence MTTPDHPSPASQPPVPAGKDRIYRSPLGLAGGALLLLVVLWLGFDALFKGHGRTPWLALAGLILVVPLILAFTLRPAVFANEERLRVRNPFRVISLPWGEVSGLRSGYTNEVLARSGSKYQLWAVPVSLRARKKAARRQQRAAADAARGVAPGGRGGGLGPSGLGLGGFSLRGPDTGPARADTDKVMDDLRALLEQHGETEPAQGEVTVRWAYEVAAPAVAGAVLLAILLATG; translated from the coding sequence ATGACCACCCCGGACCACCCGTCACCCGCGTCACAGCCTCCGGTGCCCGCCGGCAAGGACCGGATCTACCGCTCACCCCTGGGGCTGGCGGGGGGCGCGCTGCTGCTCCTGGTCGTGCTCTGGCTGGGCTTCGACGCGCTGTTCAAGGGGCACGGCCGCACCCCGTGGCTGGCGCTGGCCGGCCTGATCCTGGTCGTGCCGCTGATCCTCGCCTTCACGCTCCGCCCGGCGGTCTTCGCCAACGAGGAGCGGCTGCGGGTGCGCAACCCGTTCCGGGTGATCAGCCTGCCCTGGGGCGAGGTCTCCGGCCTGCGCTCCGGCTACACCAACGAGGTCCTCGCCAGGTCCGGCTCCAAGTACCAGCTGTGGGCGGTCCCCGTCTCGCTGCGCGCCCGCAAGAAGGCGGCGCGCCGGCAGCAGCGGGCGGCGGCGGACGCGGCCCGGGGCGTGGCGCCGGGCGGCCGGGGCGGCGGGCTCGGGCCGAGCGGCCTGGGCCTCGGCGGGTTCTCCCTGCGCGGCCCGGACACCGGCCCGGCCCGCGCCGACACCGACAAGGTCATGGACGACCTGCGCGCCCTCCTGGAACAGCACGGCGAGACCGAGCCGGCGCAGGGGGAGGTCACGGTCCGCTGGGCCTACGAGGTGGCCGCCCCCGCGGTCGCCGGCGCGGTACTCCTGGCGATCCTGCTCGCCACGGGCTGA
- the deoC gene encoding deoxyribose-phosphate aldolase, translating to MPTTASSAHVLSDVAASDSTLRRFLHGLPGVDAVGLEARAASLGTRSIKNTAKAYAIDLAISMVDLTTLEGADTPGKVRALGAKAVHPDPTDRTTPATAAVCVYPDMVAVAKEAVAGSGVKVASVATAFPAGRAALDVKLADVREAVAAGADEIDMVIDRGAFLSGRYLKVYDEIVAVKEACGTSARLKVIFETGELSTYDNIRRASWLGMLAGADFIKTSTGKVAVNATPANTLLMLEAVRDFRAQTGVQVGVKPAGGIRTSKDAIKFLVLVNETAGEDWLDNHWFRFGASSLLNDLLMQRQKLATGRYSGPDYVTVD from the coding sequence ATGCCCACTACCGCATCCTCAGCCCACGTTCTCTCGGACGTCGCCGCGTCCGACAGCACGCTGCGCCGCTTCCTGCACGGGCTGCCCGGCGTCGACGCGGTCGGCCTGGAGGCGCGCGCCGCGTCCCTCGGCACCCGCTCCATCAAGAACACCGCGAAGGCGTACGCCATCGACCTCGCCATCTCGATGGTCGACCTGACGACGCTGGAAGGCGCGGACACCCCGGGCAAGGTCCGGGCGCTCGGCGCCAAGGCGGTCCACCCCGACCCCACGGACCGTACGACGCCCGCGACGGCCGCGGTCTGCGTCTACCCCGACATGGTGGCCGTCGCCAAGGAGGCCGTCGCCGGTTCCGGCGTGAAGGTCGCCTCGGTGGCCACCGCCTTCCCGGCCGGCCGCGCCGCGCTCGACGTGAAGCTGGCCGACGTGCGCGAGGCCGTCGCCGCCGGCGCCGACGAGATCGACATGGTCATCGACCGGGGCGCCTTCCTGTCCGGCAGGTACCTGAAGGTGTACGACGAGATCGTCGCCGTGAAGGAGGCCTGCGGGACGAGCGCCCGGCTGAAGGTCATCTTCGAGACCGGCGAGCTGTCGACGTACGACAACATCCGCCGCGCCTCCTGGCTCGGCATGCTGGCCGGCGCCGACTTCATCAAGACCTCCACCGGCAAGGTCGCCGTGAACGCGACCCCCGCGAACACCCTGCTCATGCTGGAGGCCGTGCGCGACTTCCGGGCGCAGACCGGCGTCCAGGTCGGCGTGAAGCCGGCCGGCGGCATCCGCACCAGCAAGGACGCGATCAAGTTCCTGGTGCTGGTCAACGAGACGGCGGGCGAGGACTGGCTGGACAACCACTGGTTCCGCTTCGGCGCCTCCTCGCTCCTCAACGACCTGCTGATGCAGCGCCAGAAGCTGGCCACGGGCCGCTACTCCGGCCCCGACTACGTAACGGTGGACTGA
- a CDS encoding aldehyde dehydrogenase family protein: MAFEYAPAPESRAIVDIAPSYGLFIDGEFVESSGGGLSKTVSPATEEVLAEYTQANAEDVDRAVKAARKAFEKWSALPGAERAKYLFRIARIIQERSRELAVLETLDNGKPIKETRDADLPLVAAHFFYYAGWADKLDHAGFGANPRPLGVAGQVIPWNFPLLMLAWKIAPALATGNTVVLKPAETTPLSALFFADICRQAGLPKGVVNIVTGDGRTGAALVAHPDVNKVAFTGSTAVGKEIARTVAGTAKKLTLELGGKGANIVFDDAPVDQAVEGIVSGIFFNQGQVCCAGSRLLVQESVRDEVLDALKRRLSTLRLGDPLDKNTDIGAINSAEQLARITALAEQGEAEGAERWSPACELPSSGYWFAPTLFTNVTQAHTIAREEIFGPVLSVLTFRTPDEAVAKANNTQYGLSAGIWSEKGSRILAVANKLRAGVVWSNTFNKFDPTSPFGGYKESGFGREGGRHGLEAYLDV; encoded by the coding sequence ATGGCATTCGAGTACGCTCCCGCGCCCGAATCGCGCGCGATCGTCGACATCGCCCCGTCGTACGGCCTGTTCATCGATGGGGAGTTCGTCGAAAGCTCGGGTGGGGGTCTCAGCAAGACGGTCTCCCCGGCCACCGAGGAAGTACTCGCCGAGTACACCCAGGCCAACGCGGAAGACGTCGACCGCGCGGTCAAGGCCGCCCGCAAGGCGTTCGAGAAGTGGTCGGCGCTGCCCGGCGCCGAGCGCGCCAAGTACCTGTTCCGCATCGCCCGGATCATCCAGGAACGCAGCCGCGAGCTGGCCGTCCTGGAGACGCTGGACAACGGCAAGCCGATCAAGGAGACGCGCGACGCGGACCTCCCGCTGGTCGCCGCGCACTTCTTCTACTACGCGGGCTGGGCCGACAAGCTCGACCACGCCGGCTTCGGCGCGAACCCGCGCCCGCTGGGCGTGGCCGGCCAGGTCATCCCGTGGAACTTCCCGCTGCTGATGCTGGCCTGGAAGATCGCCCCGGCGCTCGCCACCGGCAACACGGTGGTGCTCAAGCCCGCCGAGACCACCCCGCTGTCGGCCCTGTTCTTCGCGGACATCTGCCGCCAGGCCGGCCTGCCCAAGGGCGTGGTCAACATCGTGACCGGTGACGGCCGGACGGGCGCCGCGCTGGTCGCGCACCCGGACGTGAACAAGGTGGCCTTCACCGGCTCCACGGCCGTCGGCAAGGAGATCGCCCGTACGGTCGCCGGCACGGCGAAGAAGCTCACGCTCGAACTGGGCGGCAAGGGCGCGAACATCGTCTTCGACGACGCGCCGGTCGACCAGGCCGTCGAGGGCATCGTGAGCGGCATCTTCTTCAACCAGGGCCAGGTCTGCTGCGCGGGCTCCCGCCTGCTGGTGCAGGAGTCGGTCCGGGACGAGGTGCTGGACGCCCTCAAGCGCCGGCTGTCCACGCTCCGCCTCGGCGACCCGCTGGACAAGAACACCGACATCGGCGCGATCAACTCCGCCGAGCAGCTGGCCCGGATCACCGCGCTGGCCGAGCAGGGCGAGGCGGAGGGCGCCGAGCGCTGGTCCCCGGCCTGCGAACTGCCCTCCTCCGGCTACTGGTTCGCCCCGACGCTGTTCACGAACGTCACCCAGGCGCACACCATCGCCCGTGAGGAGATCTTCGGCCCGGTGCTGTCGGTCCTCACCTTCCGTACGCCCGACGAGGCCGTCGCCAAGGCCAACAACACCCAGTACGGCCTGTCGGCCGGCATCTGGTCCGAGAAGGGCTCGCGCATCCTGGCCGTCGCGAACAAGCTGCGCGCCGGTGTCGTCTGGTCCAACACGTTCAACAAGTTCGACCCGACCTCGCCGTTCGGCGGTTACAAGGAGTCGGGCTTCGGCCGCGAGGGCGGCCGCCACGGCCTGGAGGCGTACCTCGATGTCTGA